In Trichomycterus rosablanca isolate fTriRos1 chromosome 4, fTriRos1.hap1, whole genome shotgun sequence, one DNA window encodes the following:
- the shrprbck1r gene encoding ranBP-type and C3HC4-type zinc finger-containing protein 1, giving the protein MSLSSGAAQPLAGPLCYSLPEFEASAAGCSTVLMSVKVTVSHSGIRPLCLPGTADESLRLQLSMDSGRAGEFRLAIRHCSGTNPTIAEFDLRTLHYEVKTPHSHELRLIAPPHDRITFNFRSEQEAQAWATVVMSSLREAHRVATGFLTEDGQPTSQPLVAPSSASSSSTDELCTELVRAVEAGDVHAASVCAESLAHRRTALSIQLSRKHYTHTAISLSVVVEDASSSCSVTVKVLPYATVDELKQQVFVQYGFHPHVQRWVISQCLCADSRSLASYGVQKDGDTAFLYLVSRQNPQNQENVQNAPAFTSLSSSSGHEQNAANGPAAPWRPYSTLPTRLHPNHNPTGGSHLIRAERLGVREIHDLINLEMPQLNDALAPNRTTVRLGWACPSCTYVNKPTRPGCEMCSADRPESYAIPEEYRPDTLELRRIQQEKEAIRQYQQAQEAERRENYARLVETDGQELVPNAENVECRICYLHLQPGEGVLLRECLHCFCRECLRSVIMLSEDPQVACPYRDEAYACDCTLQEREIRALVSGEEYQRWLQRGLSVAESRCEGSYHCATTDCLGWCVYEDTVNTFHCPVCSKHNCLLCKAIHEGMNCKQYQDDLAARAINDTAARRTRDLLKTLVKSGEAMHCPQCGIIVQKKEGCDWLRCTVCHTEICWVTRGPRWGPGGPGDTSGGCRCNVNKQRCHLKCQNCH; this is encoded by the exons ATGTCGCTGAGCTCCGGAGCCGCGCAGCCTCTGGCGGGTCCTCTCTGCTACTCGCTGCCCGAGTTTGAGGCCTCGGCGGCGGGATGCAGCACCGTGTTGATGTCGGTCAAAGTGACGGTGAGTCACTCCGGGATCCGGCCGCTGTGTTTACCCGGAACCGCGGACGAATCTCTGCGGCTTCAGCTCAGCATGGACTCGGGACGAGCGGGGGAATTCCGGCTGGCTATCAGACACTGCAGCGGAACTAATCCG ACTATAGCCGAGTTCGATCTCAGGACGCTGCACTACGAGGTTAAAACTCCCCACAGTCACGAACTCCGCCTGATCGCGCCTCCTCATGACCGGATCACCTTCAACTTCCGCAGCGAACAGGAGGCGCAGGCTTGGGCCACCGTGGTGATGTCATCACTCCGCGAGGCCCATCGAG TGGCCACTGGTTTCCTCACAGAAGATGGTCAGCCAACATCTCAGCCTCTGGTTGCCCCCAGCTCGGCCTCGTCCTCCAGTACGG ATGAACTGTGTACGGAACTGGTTCGAGCTGTAGAAGCCGGTGATGTTCACGCCGCATCAGTGTGTGCGGAGTCTCTGGCTCACCGGCGCACCGCGTTATCTATCCAGCTCTCTCgcaaacactatacacacacggCCATCAG TTTGTCAGTGGTGGTGGAGGACGCTTCCTCCTCCTGTTCTGTGACGGTAAAGGTGTTACCCTACGCCACGGTGGATGAGCTCAAACAGCAG GTGTTTGTGCAGTACGGTTTCCATCCTCATGTTCAGCGCTGGGTGATCAGTCAGTGTCTGTGTGCCGACTCCCGCTCTCTGGCTTCCTACGGCGTCCAGAAAGACGGAGACACGGCGTTCCTGTACCTGGTGTCTCGACAGAATCCACAGAACCAGGAGAACGTTCAGAACGCACCCGCTTTCACCTCCTTATCTTCATCTTCTGGACATGAACAGAACGCAGCCAACGGGCCAGCGGCACCGTGGAGACCCTATAGCACTCTGCCCACCCGACTGCACCCTAACCACAACCCCACcg GCGGCAGTCATTTGATCAGGGCGGAGAGGTTGGGCGTGCGTGAAATCCACGACCTGATTAACCTGGAGATGCCGCAGCTGAACGACGCCCTGGCGCCCAACAGAACAACCGTCCGG CTGGGCTGGGCGTGTCCGTCCTGTACGTACGTTAATAAGCCGACGCGCCCCGGCTGTGAGATGTGCAGTGCAGACAGACCCGAGAGTTACGCCATACCTGAAGAATACAGACCAGACACACTGGAACTGCGGCGCATCCAGCAGGAGAAAGAAGCCATCAGACAGTACCAACAG gcacAGGAGGCAGAGCGCAGGGAGAACTACGCCCGGCTGGTGGAGACAGACGGACAGGAGTTGGTACCGAACGCCGAAAACGTGGAGTGTAGGATCTGTTATTTACACCTCCAGCCAGGAGAGGGAGTCCTGCTGAGAGAGTGTCTGCACTGCTTCTGCAG GGAGTGTCTGCGCTCGGTGATCATGCTGTCGGAGGACCCTCAGGTGGCGTGTCCGTACAGGGACGAGGCGTACGCATGTGACTGCACGCTGCAGGAGAGAGAGATCCGAGCT ctGGTTTCGGGGGAGGAGTACCAGCGCTGGCTGCAGAGGGGGCTCTCGGTGGCCGAGTCACGGTGCGAGGGCAGTTATCACTGTGCCACCACGGACTGCCTGGgctggtgtgtgtatgaggatACGGTCAATACCTTCCACTGCCCTGTCTGCAGCAAGCACAACTGTCTGCTCtgcaag gcAATTCATGAAGGGATGAACTGTAAGCAGTACCAGGATGATCTGGCAGCTCGTGCCATCAATGACACTGCAGCCCGGAGAACCAGGGACCTGCTAAAG ACTCTGGTCAAGTCCGGCGAGGCGATGCACTGTCCCCAGTGCGGCATCATCGTGCAGAAGAAGGAAGGCTGCGATTGGCTGCGCTGCACTGTGTGCCACACAGAGATCTGCTGGGTCACCAGAGGCCCGCGCTGGGGTCCCGGG GGTCCTGGAGATACAAGTGGAGGCTGCCGCTGTAATGTCAATAAGCAGAGATGCCACCTGAAGTGCCAGAACTGCCACTGA